One stretch of Bacteroidia bacterium DNA includes these proteins:
- the mgtE gene encoding magnesium transporter produces MEKEAEVLQDKIRDIDWSSDFDIFSLFDKGADKIHPAEIAEVLDSIPEDKACVTFANLDQDTQLWAFPYIDVQLQHQLVRHLSLNQATTLLNNLSSDNRTSFFSDLTALERTVYINYLDDENKKETQNFLGYSENSVARLIDTDYAAITQDMTIAEASAFLRKNFKDSEAANVIYVIDNEGKLLDDIQVRRLVLNAPNKKITDLMDGNFVSLLISDTQEIAIQKFKDYDRVVIPVVNDDNLLLGVVTIDDIMDVAEQKETEKIQKFGGVEKLDFPYVKTSLFKLTQKRATWLIILFLGEMLTATAMGYFESEISQAVVLALFVPLIISSGGNSGSQAATLIIRALALKELTLRDWWFVMKREILSGFLLGLVLGSIGMLRISVWQFFKWYDYGEHWFLIALTIFLSLIGIVLWGTLSGSMIPIILKKLKIDPATSSAPFVATLVDVTGLIIYFTIAAIVLNGTLL; encoded by the coding sequence ATGGAGAAAGAGGCAGAAGTACTTCAAGACAAAATAAGAGATATTGATTGGAGTTCCGATTTCGATATTTTTTCTCTTTTTGATAAGGGAGCGGACAAAATACACCCTGCCGAAATTGCAGAAGTATTAGACTCCATTCCTGAAGACAAAGCCTGCGTAACTTTTGCAAACCTTGATCAAGACACACAATTATGGGCTTTCCCATACATTGATGTACAACTTCAACATCAACTTGTTAGACATTTATCACTCAATCAAGCTACTACACTATTAAACAATTTAAGTAGTGATAACCGTACAAGTTTCTTTAGTGATCTCACTGCTCTTGAAAGAACTGTTTATATCAATTATCTGGACGATGAAAACAAGAAGGAAACCCAAAACTTCTTAGGATATTCTGAAAACAGTGTTGCCCGACTCATTGATACTGACTATGCAGCCATTACTCAAGACATGACTATTGCAGAGGCAAGCGCATTTTTACGCAAGAATTTTAAAGATTCCGAAGCTGCCAATGTAATTTATGTGATTGATAACGAAGGTAAGTTGCTAGATGACATCCAAGTCAGAAGACTGGTATTAAATGCCCCTAATAAAAAAATTACAGATTTAATGGATGGCAATTTCGTTTCACTACTCATTAGCGATACTCAAGAAATTGCAATCCAAAAATTTAAAGATTATGATCGGGTGGTAATCCCTGTCGTGAATGATGACAACTTATTATTAGGAGTTGTAACAATTGACGATATTATGGACGTTGCCGAACAAAAAGAAACTGAAAAGATTCAAAAGTTTGGAGGTGTGGAAAAACTCGACTTTCCTTATGTAAAGACCAGTCTTTTTAAACTTACACAAAAACGCGCTACTTGGTTGATTATATTGTTTTTAGGCGAAATGCTCACTGCTACCGCGATGGGCTATTTTGAATCAGAAATCTCACAAGCGGTGGTACTGGCACTGTTTGTACCACTGATTATTTCCAGCGGTGGAAATAGCGGTTCGCAAGCAGCGACCCTCATTATCAGAGCCTTAGCACTGAAAGAACTAACACTGCGCGACTGGTGGTTTGTGATGAAAAGAGAAATACTATCGGGATTTTTACTGGGGTTGGTTTTGGGAAGCATAGGGATGCTAAGAATCTCTGTTTGGCAGTTCTTTAAATGGTACGACTATGGTGAACATTGGTTCTTGATTGCCTTAACCATATTTCTTTCACTCATTGGCATTGTTTTATGGGGAACACTCTCCGGTTCTATGATTCCAATTATTCTGAAGAAATTAAAAATAGACCCAGCTACTTCTTCTGCGCCTTTTGTAGCTACTTTGGTCGATGTTACAGGGTTAATCATATATTTCACTATTGCTGCCATCGTTCTTAATGGTACACTCCTTTAA
- a CDS encoding sigma-54 dependent transcriptional regulator translates to MISERELQQIKNRYEIVGNSHKLNHALETALRVAPTDMSVLIYGESGVGKEVFSKIIHQNSTRKHGAFIAVNCGAIPEGTIDSELFGHEKGSFTGATDARKGYFETVNGGTIFLDEVGELPLGTQARLLRVLESGEFIRVGSSKIQKTNVRVVAATNKNLLESAGKGKFRTDLYYRLATVPITIPKLSERKEDIYMIFLKFVNDFAEKYHTRYIELTPEARLMLENYSWQGNVRQLRNVTEQLCVLEREGIIDVNTLKNYLPLETTSLPAVSLSQSNHENDNFSERDILYKVLFDLKRDMTDLKKLVFRLIESGGHNSTFIQENEGAIRQVFSDEIKEQSHPFDFSITLPPSNHEPHHPTFNTENEPHTIRIEETKTIQEQEKDMIKKSLERNKGRRKKAAKELGISERTLYRKIKQYELE, encoded by the coding sequence ATGATAAGCGAAAGAGAACTTCAACAAATCAAAAACAGATATGAGATAGTAGGAAACTCTCATAAACTTAATCACGCTCTTGAAACCGCTTTGCGTGTAGCACCTACAGACATGAGTGTGTTGATTTATGGAGAAAGCGGAGTAGGAAAAGAAGTATTTTCAAAAATCATTCATCAAAACAGTACACGCAAACACGGTGCATTCATTGCTGTCAATTGTGGTGCAATACCTGAAGGGACAATAGATTCAGAATTATTTGGACATGAAAAAGGTTCATTTACCGGAGCCACAGATGCAAGAAAAGGCTATTTTGAAACTGTGAATGGTGGTACGATTTTCCTTGATGAAGTTGGCGAATTGCCTTTAGGAACCCAAGCTCGATTATTACGTGTATTAGAATCAGGGGAATTTATTCGTGTTGGTTCAAGCAAAATCCAAAAAACAAATGTGAGGGTTGTGGCTGCTACCAATAAGAACCTCCTTGAAAGTGCAGGGAAAGGAAAGTTCAGAACTGACTTGTATTACAGATTGGCAACAGTGCCAATTACTATCCCTAAATTGAGCGAACGCAAAGAGGATATCTATATGATATTCTTAAAGTTTGTGAATGATTTTGCAGAGAAATATCACACTCGATACATTGAATTAACTCCTGAAGCCAGATTGATGCTTGAAAATTATTCATGGCAAGGTAATGTGAGACAATTGCGAAATGTTACAGAACAACTCTGTGTACTTGAAAGAGAAGGTATTATTGATGTCAATACATTAAAAAACTACCTGCCTCTAGAAACAACTTCTTTACCGGCTGTATCCTTGTCTCAGTCTAATCATGAAAATGACAATTTCAGTGAAAGAGACATTTTATATAAAGTATTGTTTGACTTAAAGAGAGACATGACTGACTTAAAAAAGTTGGTCTTTCGCCTAATAGAAAGCGGAGGTCATAACAGCACATTTATTCAAGAAAACGAAGGTGCAATCAGGCAGGTTTTTAGCGATGAAATCAAGGAACAGAGTCATCCATTTGATTTTTCAATCACTCTCCCACCCTCAAACCACGAACCGCACCACCCAACTTTCAACACCGAAAACGAACCGCACACCATACGAATTGAAGAGACTAAAACAATTCAAGAACAAGAAAAAGATATGATTAAAAAGTCTCTTGAACGCAACAAAGGGAGGCGCAAAAAAGCAGCTAAGGAATTAGGTATTTCTGAAAGAACCTTGTATCGCAAAATTAAACAATATGAACTCGAATAA
- a CDS encoding ATP-dependent Clp protease ATP-binding subunit, with protein MSANKFSPRVKEVIQFSREEAIRMGHDYIGPEHLLLGVIREGEGRALQTLKNLDVDVLRVKKSIEDAVKSTSGKSINIGNLPLTRQAEKALKITYLEAKMFKTEIIGTEHLLLSILRDEDNLATEILSQYGITYDIFKSALEEGLPGLNNPPTSPRNENPNADDGAEEGSYSEDKKIDELRNKNSKSKTPVLDNFGRDLTHDAEEGKLDPVIGREKEIERVSQILSRRKKNNPVLIGEPGVGKTAIAEGIAVSIVQKKVSRILFNKRVVTLDLASLVAGTKYRGQFEERIKAIMNELEKSDDVILFIDEIHTLVGAGGASGSLDASNMFKPALARGEIQCIGATTLDEYRQYIEKDGALERRFQMVMVEPASAGETLEILNNIKDKYEEHHSVTYTPEALEACVKLSERYISDRYLPDKAIDVLDEAGARVHISNIHVPSEILDLESQIEQVKVEKIRVVKSQNYEEAARLRDTEKTLLKNLDNAKIKWEEDSKNQKYVVGEEDVAEVIAMMTGIPVKRIAQGEGKKLLNMESDLQKRVIGQDKAIARLAKAIQRTRAGLKDPNKPIGSFIFLGPTGVGKTEMAKALSEYLFDSQDSLIRIDMSEYMEKFAVSRLVGAPPGYVGYEEGGLLTEKVRRKPYSVILFDEIEKAHQDVFNLLLQALDEGFMTDSLGRKIDFRNTVIIMTSNIGSRQLKDFGTGVGFATSNKISNQEKESKQIIENALKKFFSPEFLNRIDDVIVFKSLEKEDIFKIMDISINKMLKRVADLGLEVEIDEKVKEFLVDKGFDADFGARPLHRTIQKYMEDPLAEEILKGEIKEGAKLKVVMNKEKDGLEIKTSSKPQSNDETKESVKKGK; from the coding sequence ATGTCAGCAAATAAATTTTCACCCAGAGTAAAAGAAGTTATTCAGTTTAGCCGTGAAGAAGCGATTAGAATGGGTCATGACTATATCGGTCCTGAACACTTGTTACTTGGGGTTATCAGAGAAGGCGAAGGCAGAGCTTTGCAAACCCTTAAAAACCTTGATGTAGATGTTTTACGAGTAAAAAAATCCATTGAAGATGCAGTCAAATCTACTTCCGGCAAATCAATCAATATCGGAAACTTACCTCTTACAAGGCAAGCAGAGAAAGCATTAAAAATAACTTATCTTGAAGCTAAAATGTTTAAGACCGAAATTATTGGAACCGAGCATTTATTGCTTTCTATTTTAAGAGATGAAGACAATTTGGCAACAGAAATTCTCTCCCAATACGGTATAACTTATGACATTTTCAAATCTGCATTAGAAGAAGGTTTGCCTGGACTCAACAACCCTCCAACTTCTCCAAGAAATGAAAACCCAAATGCAGATGACGGGGCTGAAGAAGGCAGCTATTCTGAGGACAAAAAAATTGACGAATTACGCAATAAGAATTCTAAGTCTAAGACACCTGTATTAGATAATTTTGGCAGAGATCTTACACATGATGCTGAAGAAGGAAAATTAGACCCGGTGATTGGAAGAGAGAAAGAAATTGAAAGAGTTTCTCAAATATTATCGCGCAGAAAAAAGAACAATCCTGTGTTGATAGGCGAACCCGGTGTGGGTAAAACTGCTATTGCAGAAGGGATTGCGGTAAGTATTGTACAAAAGAAAGTTTCCAGAATCTTATTCAATAAAAGAGTGGTAACACTCGATTTGGCTTCCCTTGTTGCAGGCACTAAATACAGAGGACAGTTTGAAGAGAGAATCAAAGCAATCATGAATGAATTGGAAAAAAGCGATGATGTCATTTTATTCATTGATGAGATACATACACTTGTTGGAGCCGGTGGAGCTTCCGGCTCTTTAGATGCATCTAATATGTTTAAACCTGCCTTAGCTAGAGGCGAAATTCAATGTATTGGAGCAACAACCTTAGACGAGTATAGACAATATATTGAGAAAGACGGAGCACTCGAAAGAAGATTCCAAATGGTCATGGTTGAACCTGCTTCTGCCGGTGAAACATTGGAGATTCTTAACAATATTAAAGACAAATACGAGGAACATCATTCTGTAACATACACGCCAGAAGCATTAGAAGCTTGTGTGAAACTTTCTGAAAGGTATATCTCTGACAGATATTTACCTGACAAAGCAATTGACGTACTTGACGAAGCCGGAGCAAGAGTACATATTTCAAATATTCACGTCCCTTCTGAAATTTTAGACCTTGAGAGTCAAATCGAACAAGTGAAAGTTGAAAAAATCAGGGTAGTTAAATCACAAAACTATGAAGAGGCTGCAAGGTTAAGAGACACTGAAAAAACACTGCTCAAAAACCTTGACAATGCTAAAATCAAATGGGAAGAAGATAGTAAGAATCAAAAATATGTGGTTGGTGAAGAAGATGTAGCAGAGGTTATCGCCATGATGACCGGTATTCCTGTTAAAAGAATTGCGCAGGGTGAAGGTAAAAAACTCCTCAATATGGAGTCTGACCTACAAAAAAGAGTGATAGGACAAGACAAAGCTATTGCCAGACTTGCAAAAGCAATACAAAGAACGCGTGCCGGTTTGAAAGACCCTAACAAACCCATTGGCTCCTTTATTTTCCTTGGACCAACAGGTGTAGGCAAAACTGAAATGGCAAAAGCCCTCAGTGAATATTTGTTTGACTCTCAAGACTCATTGATACGAATTGATATGAGTGAATACATGGAAAAATTTGCTGTGTCCAGACTCGTGGGGGCTCCTCCCGGTTATGTGGGATACGAAGAAGGAGGATTGCTTACCGAGAAAGTGCGCAGAAAACCTTATTCAGTTATTCTGTTCGATGAAATTGAAAAAGCACATCAAGATGTTTTCAATCTTCTATTGCAAGCACTCGATGAAGGATTTATGACCGATAGTCTCGGTAGAAAAATAGACTTTAGAAACACGGTGATTATTATGACATCTAATATCGGCTCCAGACAATTAAAAGACTTTGGAACAGGTGTTGGCTTTGCAACCAGTAATAAAATCAGCAATCAAGAAAAAGAGAGTAAACAGATTATTGAAAATGCATTAAAAAAATTCTTTAGTCCTGAGTTTCTTAACCGAATTGATGATGTCATTGTCTTTAAGAGCCTTGAAAAAGAGGATATCTTTAAAATCATGGATATTTCTATAAATAAAATGCTAAAGAGAGTGGCAGATTTAGGTCTTGAAGTTGAGATTGATGAAAAAGTAAAAGAATTTTTGGTTGACAAAGGATTTGATGCTGATTTTGGCGCACGTCCACTGCATCGCACCATTCAAAAATATATGGAAGATCCTTTAGCTGAAGAAATCCTAAAAGGTGAAATTAAAGAAGGGGCAAAACTGAAGGTTGTGATGAATAAAGAAAAAGATGGTCTTGAAATTAAAACTTCATCTAAGCCACAATCTAATGACGAAACAAAGGAAAGTGTTAAAAAGGGCAAGTAA
- the dnaB gene encoding replicative DNA helicase produces MNDSPLQNRKKDKKKTSYLVPQDNLGRRVPAAVEIEQAVLGALLLDGKALLRIQEILVDDYFYDDRNKAVYNAIFALTKKNEPIDILTVIEKLRETDKLEFVGGEFYVSELTMKVTSSANIEFHAHIILEKYVLRELIQICGETINHAYDAGVDSFSLLDETEKAIYEIKNKGMKRNYESIGNLVSKALTQINENKNHSSSITGVPSGIIGVDNITSGWQKSDLIIIAGRPGMGKTAFALTLLRNAAVGNKTPVAFFSLEMSAVQLVTRMISAESEISSEALRRGNLEEYEWQQLVTKTQALSEAPIFIDDTPSLTVFELKAKARRLHSQHKIGMLMVDYLQLMKGEDQNQSKVSMNREQEIGYISRSLKTLAKELNIPVIALAQLSRETDKRQDKMPQLSDLRESGSIEQDADMVAFIYRDDYYNKGDEDAYNDGGVASKLIIKKYRHGSLGDANMYFSKKLQRFVDESESKIANFILPSKMNENDAIDNSFRDSISNKADIFKSNNDVDDPFLNSNDTDSNFFDN; encoded by the coding sequence ATGAATGATTCACCTTTGCAAAATAGAAAAAAAGACAAGAAGAAAACTTCTTATTTAGTACCGCAGGATAACTTGGGACGAAGAGTGCCCGCAGCTGTTGAAATAGAACAAGCGGTATTAGGCGCATTGTTGCTTGATGGAAAAGCGTTACTCAGGATACAAGAGATTCTCGTTGACGACTATTTTTATGACGATAGAAACAAGGCTGTTTATAATGCAATTTTTGCATTGACAAAGAAAAATGAGCCGATTGATATTTTGACTGTCATAGAGAAGTTAAGAGAAACAGATAAGCTGGAATTTGTTGGGGGAGAGTTTTATGTGAGTGAATTGACCATGAAGGTTACCTCTTCAGCGAATATTGAATTTCATGCACATATTATACTTGAAAAATATGTATTGAGAGAATTGATTCAAATATGTGGTGAGACCATTAATCATGCTTATGATGCCGGAGTGGATTCATTTAGTTTACTTGATGAAACTGAAAAGGCAATTTATGAAATCAAAAACAAGGGGATGAAGAGAAATTATGAGAGTATTGGTAACCTTGTTTCTAAAGCGCTCACTCAAATTAATGAAAATAAAAATCACAGTTCTTCTATAACAGGTGTACCTAGTGGAATCATTGGTGTTGACAATATTACATCCGGATGGCAAAAGTCTGATTTAATCATTATTGCCGGTCGTCCGGGTATGGGTAAAACCGCTTTTGCACTTACGCTTTTGCGAAATGCAGCAGTAGGAAATAAAACTCCGGTAGCATTTTTCTCATTAGAAATGTCAGCAGTACAATTGGTTACTCGTATGATTTCTGCTGAGTCTGAAATAAGTTCGGAAGCCTTGAGACGTGGAAATCTTGAAGAATATGAATGGCAACAGCTTGTTACCAAAACGCAAGCATTGTCCGAGGCACCTATATTTATTGATGATACTCCGAGCTTGACAGTATTTGAGTTAAAGGCTAAAGCTAGAAGACTACATTCTCAACATAAAATTGGTATGCTCATGGTGGACTATTTGCAATTAATGAAGGGTGAAGACCAAAATCAATCTAAAGTAAGTATGAATAGAGAACAAGAGATTGGTTATATCTCTCGTTCCTTGAAAACATTAGCAAAAGAACTAAACATCCCTGTCATTGCGCTGGCTCAGTTGAGTCGTGAAACTGATAAACGTCAGGATAAAATGCCGCAACTCTCAGATTTGCGTGAATCCGGTTCTATTGAACAAGATGCAGACATGGTAGCTTTCATCTACCGTGATGACTATTACAATAAAGGAGATGAAGATGCATACAATGATGGAGGTGTGGCTTCAAAACTAATTATTAAGAAATATAGACATGGTTCGTTGGGTGATGCTAATATGTACTTTAGTAAAAAGCTGCAACGATTTGTGGATGAGTCTGAATCTAAAATTGCAAACTTTATTCTGCCTTCTAAAATGAATGAAAATGATGCTATTGACAATTCATTCAGGGATTCTATCAGTAACAAAGCCGATATTTTTAAAAGCAATAACGATGTGGATGACCCTTTCTTAAATTCTAACGATACAGATTCAAACTTCTTTGATAACTGA
- a CDS encoding HD domain-containing protein, whose translation MNQKNKRKIINDPVYGFLTLPSDLIFDLVEHPYFQRLRRIKQLGLAELVYPGAIHSRFHHALGALQLTCRALDVLKQKGAEISEHEYEATCAAILLHDIGHGPFSHTLEYILVKDLHHERISTLIMEKMNQEFEGRLATCISIFNNQYPKKFLHQLISSQLDMDRLDYLSRDSFYSGVSEGVVSADRIINMLNVVDNHLVLEEKGIYSIEKFIIARRLMYWQVYLHKTVVSADILLKQVLMRARNLAVDGEDVYATPALTPFLFSKPNEQKFEQETDTWLARFTLLDDAELTVSIKQWQFHKDSILATLSKNFVERKLPKILISNSVISAQELEAIQTEIKRKYKINENDLGYFIQSGTLENNAYKQDTPESISIIRKDGAVVDVTEVSDNYNLSALKKTVRKYYLCYMK comes from the coding sequence ATGAACCAAAAGAATAAAAGAAAAATAATCAATGATCCTGTATATGGATTTTTGACTTTACCATCTGATTTAATCTTTGACTTAGTTGAGCATCCTTATTTCCAACGATTGCGTAGGATTAAGCAATTAGGTCTTGCAGAGCTTGTATATCCGGGAGCTATACATTCCCGATTTCATCATGCTTTAGGAGCCTTGCAATTAACGTGTAGGGCGTTGGATGTTCTGAAGCAGAAAGGTGCTGAAATTTCAGAACATGAATACGAAGCTACTTGTGCCGCCATTTTGTTGCATGACATAGGTCATGGACCTTTTTCTCATACGTTAGAATATATTCTTGTCAAAGATTTGCATCATGAAAGAATCTCTACGCTGATTATGGAAAAAATGAATCAAGAGTTTGAAGGCAGGCTGGCTACTTGTATCAGTATATTTAACAACCAATATCCAAAGAAGTTTCTCCATCAACTCATCTCAAGTCAGTTAGACATGGATAGGTTAGACTATTTGAGTAGAGATAGTTTCTATTCAGGAGTGAGCGAAGGAGTGGTGAGTGCTGATAGAATTATTAATATGTTAAATGTGGTGGACAACCACTTAGTGCTAGAAGAAAAAGGGATTTATAGTATTGAGAAATTTATCATAGCACGCAGGCTCATGTATTGGCAGGTTTATCTGCACAAAACGGTTGTTTCGGCTGATATTTTGTTGAAACAAGTACTTATGCGAGCAAGGAATTTAGCGGTGGACGGTGAGGATGTGTATGCAACACCGGCTTTGACACCATTCTTGTTTAGCAAACCCAATGAACAAAAATTTGAACAAGAAACTGATACATGGTTAGCACGTTTTACCTTGCTTGATGACGCGGAGTTGACAGTTAGTATCAAACAATGGCAATTTCACAAAGATTCAATTCTTGCTACTTTGTCAAAAAACTTCGTTGAGAGAAAGCTTCCCAAAATACTTATATCCAATTCAGTAATTTCAGCGCAAGAATTAGAAGCAATACAAACAGAAATAAAGAGAAAGTATAAAATCAACGAAAACGACCTTGGCTATTTTATTCAGTCCGGGACACTTGAGAATAATGCATATAAGCAAGATACTCCGGAATCTATCAGTATCATTAGGAAAGATGGAGCCGTTGTAGATGTTACCGAAGTGTCTGATAATTACAACCTTTCGGCATTGAAAAAAACCGTTAGAAAGTACTATTTATGTTACATGAAATAG
- the lptE gene encoding LPS assembly lipoprotein LptE: protein MNSNKTHITSLALLMISLLLFNRCGIYSLSGVNIPDDVKSISIQYFPNQAPQVAPTLSQVFTEKLKDKFQSETRLFLKEQEGDYQIDGVITGYNIAPVSISGNTSATENRLTMVVKVNFSSPNHPKFDFNKSYSNFVNFPASTDYSAIETQLINDITTMLVQDIFNDIALKW, encoded by the coding sequence ATGAACTCGAATAAGACTCATATTACTAGTCTTGCACTATTGATGATTTCACTGCTGTTATTTAACCGTTGTGGAATTTATTCTTTGTCCGGTGTTAATATTCCAGATGATGTCAAAAGCATTTCCATTCAATATTTCCCAAACCAAGCTCCGCAAGTTGCTCCCACACTAAGCCAAGTATTTACTGAAAAGTTAAAAGATAAGTTTCAAAGTGAAACACGTCTTTTTTTAAAAGAACAAGAGGGCGATTACCAAATTGATGGTGTTATTACCGGTTATAATATTGCACCGGTTAGTATTTCAGGCAACACTTCCGCTACTGAAAACAGATTGACTATGGTGGTAAAGGTGAATTTCTCAAGTCCAAATCATCCTAAATTTGATTTCAATAAATCATACTCTAACTTTGTTAATTTCCCCGCATCTACCGACTATTCCGCTATTGAAACACAGCTTATTAATGATATTACAACCATGCTAGTTCAAGATATTTTTAATGACATAGCTTTGAAGTGGTAA
- the miaB gene encoding tRNA (N6-isopentenyl adenosine(37)-C2)-methylthiotransferase MiaB: MSDTEILVSDIPVAIETINRKLYIESYGCAMNFSDSEIVASILYNHGFRTTDDETDADVILINTCAVRDNAEQKIRERLKHLRANKKKNRDLIIGVLGCMAERLKEKLLEQEKLVDVVAGPDAYRELPKLLAAVDEGDKAINVLLSREETYGEISPVRLNSNGVNSFVSITRGCDNMCSFCVVPFTRGRERSRDPESIIREIKELSDVGYKEVTLLGQNVDSYLWFGGGPKKDFEKADKEQQEKAITFAELLEMCANVNPEMRIRFSTSHPKDITDEVLYTMKRHDNICKHIHLPAQSGSSRILEKMNRTYDRKWYLDKVRRIREILPECGISCDIISGFCTETEDDHKETLSIMEISQFDFSYMYFYSERPGTMAAKKLPDDVPLETKKRRLAEVIELQNNISNEKNKSFIGKVVRVLVEGESKKSEHDLRGRNDQNIMVVFPKTTHKPGDFVDILVESTTTTTLKGKPLN; the protein is encoded by the coding sequence ATGTCAGATACCGAAATTCTTGTTTCAGATATTCCCGTTGCAATCGAAACAATAAACAGAAAGCTATACATAGAAAGTTATGGTTGTGCAATGAATTTCAGCGACAGCGAAATTGTTGCCTCAATATTATACAATCACGGTTTCCGTACTACAGATGACGAAACGGATGCTGATGTGATACTCATTAACACGTGCGCAGTAAGAGATAATGCGGAACAAAAGATACGCGAAAGATTGAAACATCTTAGAGCAAACAAAAAGAAAAACAGAGACTTAATCATTGGAGTACTTGGCTGTATGGCAGAGCGGTTGAAAGAAAAGCTGCTCGAACAAGAAAAGTTGGTGGATGTTGTTGCAGGACCGGATGCATATCGCGAACTTCCTAAATTACTTGCTGCAGTGGATGAAGGCGACAAGGCAATCAATGTATTATTATCACGTGAAGAAACTTATGGTGAAATTAGTCCTGTCAGGCTAAATTCTAATGGAGTCAATTCGTTTGTTTCAATTACAAGAGGGTGCGACAACATGTGTTCATTTTGCGTAGTGCCTTTTACACGAGGCAGAGAACGAAGCAGAGACCCGGAAAGTATTATACGAGAGATTAAAGAACTTTCTGATGTTGGATACAAGGAAGTTACCTTGTTAGGTCAAAATGTAGATAGTTATTTATGGTTTGGAGGAGGTCCAAAGAAGGATTTTGAAAAAGCAGATAAAGAGCAACAAGAAAAAGCAATAACATTTGCTGAATTATTAGAAATGTGTGCCAATGTAAATCCAGAAATGCGCATCCGTTTCTCCACTTCTCACCCAAAGGATATTACCGATGAAGTGTTATACACCATGAAACGCCATGACAACATCTGCAAGCATATTCATTTACCTGCACAATCAGGCAGTAGCCGTATTTTAGAAAAAATGAACAGAACCTATGACAGAAAATGGTATTTAGATAAGGTGAGAAGAATTAGAGAAATTCTTCCTGAATGTGGTATTTCATGTGATATTATTTCTGGCTTTTGTACCGAAACAGAAGACGATCACAAAGAAACATTGAGCATAATGGAAATATCACAGTTTGATTTTAGCTACATGTACTTTTACAGTGAAAGACCCGGAACTATGGCTGCAAAAAAATTACCGGACGATGTTCCTTTAGAAACTAAAAAGCGTAGATTGGCTGAAGTCATTGAATTACAAAACAATATTTCGAATGAGAAAAATAAATCATTTATTGGTAAGGTTGTTAGAGTATTGGTGGAAGGAGAATCTAAAAAAAGTGAACACGATTTGAGAGGGAGAAATGACCAAAATATCATGGTTGTTTTTCCTAAAACTACCCATAAACCCGGAGACTTTGTTGACATATTGGTTGAATCAACTACTACCACAACCCTTAAAGGCAAACCCTTAAATTAA
- the secG gene encoding preprotein translocase subunit SecG yields the protein MLTVLLIFAIIIGVVLIAVVLIQNPKGSGLASNFSTGNQFFGVKKTTDIVEKITWTAAGLVIVISLLSAGFLPKNNVKTTAPGTKNGKIDPQLEEIMEKGLPATTPTMPAPTDNSNEQPNNAGPQNQTPTTELPQ from the coding sequence ATGTTAACCGTTTTATTAATTTTTGCAATCATAATTGGCGTAGTTCTCATTGCAGTTGTACTCATTCAAAACCCAAAAGGAAGCGGTTTAGCTTCTAACTTTTCAACCGGAAATCAATTCTTCGGAGTAAAGAAAACAACAGATATTGTAGAGAAAATCACATGGACTGCTGCAGGTCTTGTCATTGTTATCTCATTATTGTCTGCCGGATTTTTACCAAAAAACAATGTTAAAACCACTGCTCCTGGTACTAAAAACGGTAAAATCGATCCTCAATTAGAAGAAATTATGGAAAAAGGGTTACCTGCAACCACACCTACAATGCCCGCTCCTACAGACAACAGTAATGAGCAACCAAACAATGCAGGTCCACAAAATCAAACACCTACAACTGAATTACCTCAGTAA